In Shouchella patagoniensis, the following are encoded in one genomic region:
- a CDS encoding YaaC family protein translates to MNRFSFFESASFTRSFLASHYDKNGSSTVSSDSYKNCYSFMYHLQHGQLYFNQARLAPFAIKPMLLFYGLSQLLKACLLVNDPSYPANSSVLAHGLSTRKRKKQGYLFLHDEVKTQRDGLYPHMLEKMFHMKQLPDKKYSMTLLLKQLPELRESFLLLKNEEVFIEGKRKGTHTFTFNASLLDRYHMTGERFEHILRESKFLHTPTVKEERQTIYIQCKNEPLHSTASPLRFHLNRQPLLHKYRSDCLYLPELALFYLILYNLSMICRYETEWWGERLHTMDCDEIPFIKQFLQLVEDQAEERILQALFENKCYL, encoded by the coding sequence ATGAACCGTTTTTCTTTTTTTGAATCAGCCTCTTTTACCAGAAGTTTCTTAGCTTCCCATTACGATAAAAATGGTTCCTCTACCGTTTCTTCTGATAGCTATAAAAACTGTTATTCATTTATGTATCATTTACAACATGGCCAGTTATATTTCAATCAAGCGAGACTTGCTCCTTTCGCAATTAAGCCCATGCTGCTTTTCTATGGCTTGTCTCAGCTATTAAAAGCGTGCCTCCTTGTAAATGATCCAAGCTATCCCGCAAACTCATCAGTGTTAGCTCATGGTCTTTCTACCCGTAAGCGTAAAAAACAAGGGTACTTATTTCTTCATGATGAAGTGAAAACTCAACGAGATGGTCTTTATCCGCATATGCTTGAAAAAATGTTTCACATGAAACAATTACCCGATAAAAAGTATTCGATGACATTACTTTTGAAACAACTACCCGAACTACGAGAATCGTTTCTTCTATTAAAAAATGAAGAGGTATTTATCGAAGGGAAACGAAAAGGGACTCACACTTTCACTTTTAATGCATCTCTGCTTGATCGTTATCACATGACAGGTGAACGATTCGAACACATACTACGTGAATCTAAGTTTCTTCATACTCCCACAGTAAAAGAAGAACGCCAAACCATTTATATACAATGCAAAAACGAGCCATTGCACTCAACGGCCTCACCATTGCGGTTCCACTTAAATCGTCAGCCTCTGCTTCACAAGTATCGAAGTGATTGTCTTTATCTACCAGAGCTTGCTTTGTTTTATTTAATCCTCTATAACTTAAGCATGATTTGTCGCTATGAGACCGAATGGTGGGGAGAACGCCTCCATACGATGGATTGTGATGAGATTCCATTTATTAAGCAGTTT
- the guaB gene encoding IMP dehydrogenase, with translation MWENKFQKEGLTFDDVLLIPAKSEILPRDVTVATKLSEDVKLNIPILSAGMDTVTESEMAIAIAREGGMGIIHKNMSIEEQAEQIDKVKRSESGVITDPFFLTPDRQVFDAEHLMGKYRISGVPIVDEAQRLVGILTNRDLRFIEDYSIKIDDVMTKEGLVTAPVGTTLNEAEKILQKYKIEKLPLVDDDGILKGLITIKDIEKVIEFPNSAKDKQGRLLVGAAIGVSADADVRIEAVVKAGADAIVIDTAHGHSKGVLDKITQVRSDYPNLTIIAGNVATAEGTKALIEAGVSVVKVGIGPGSICTTRIVAGIGVPQITAVYDCATEARKHGIPIIADGGIKYSGDIAKALAAGGHAVMLGSLLAGVSESPGETEIYQGRQYKVYRGMGSLGAMEKGSKDRYFQENNQKLVPEGIEGRTSYKGPLADTIHQLVGGIRAGMGYCGTASIDDLRENGEFIRITGAGLRESHPHDVQITKEAPNYSL, from the coding sequence ATGTGGGAAAATAAATTTCAAAAAGAAGGTCTTACTTTCGATGATGTTCTTCTAATACCAGCTAAGTCAGAAATCTTACCAAGAGATGTAACAGTGGCGACAAAACTAAGTGAGGATGTTAAGTTAAATATCCCGATTTTAAGCGCCGGCATGGATACTGTTACAGAATCAGAAATGGCTATAGCGATTGCTCGTGAAGGTGGTATGGGCATCATCCACAAGAACATGTCCATTGAAGAACAGGCAGAGCAAATTGATAAAGTAAAAAGATCAGAGAGTGGAGTTATTACAGACCCATTCTTCTTAACTCCAGATCGACAAGTTTTTGATGCAGAACATCTAATGGGGAAATATCGTATTTCTGGTGTCCCGATAGTCGATGAGGCGCAACGTCTGGTTGGAATTCTAACAAACCGAGACTTACGTTTTATTGAAGACTATTCAATAAAAATTGATGATGTTATGACCAAAGAAGGGCTAGTTACAGCTCCAGTTGGAACAACGCTTAATGAAGCAGAAAAAATTCTGCAAAAATATAAAATAGAGAAGCTTCCATTAGTAGATGACGACGGTATTTTAAAAGGGCTTATTACGATAAAAGACATCGAAAAAGTAATTGAGTTTCCAAACTCTGCTAAAGATAAGCAAGGACGTCTTCTTGTGGGAGCAGCAATAGGCGTATCTGCGGATGCTGATGTTCGAATTGAGGCAGTTGTTAAAGCTGGAGCTGATGCGATCGTTATTGATACTGCACATGGCCACTCGAAAGGGGTACTTGATAAAATTACCCAAGTTCGTAGCGATTATCCAAACTTGACGATTATTGCTGGTAATGTAGCGACAGCTGAAGGTACAAAAGCCCTTATAGAAGCGGGAGTTAGTGTTGTAAAAGTAGGAATTGGTCCTGGATCTATTTGTACAACAAGAATTGTAGCTGGAATAGGTGTTCCGCAAATAACAGCCGTCTATGACTGTGCGACTGAAGCAAGAAAGCATGGCATTCCAATTATTGCTGATGGAGGAATTAAGTACTCTGGTGATATCGCAAAAGCTCTCGCGGCAGGTGGACATGCTGTAATGCTCGGTAGTTTGTTGGCTGGAGTGAGTGAGAGTCCAGGAGAAACTGAAATTTATCAAGGTCGTCAGTATAAAGTCTATCGTGGTATGGGATCTCTTGGAGCGATGGAAAAAGGAAGCAAGGATCGTTATTTCCAGGAAAATAATCAAAAGCTTGTTCCAGAAGGAATAGAAGGACGTACTTCTTACAAGGGACCACTTGCTGACACTATTCACCAACTTGTTGGCGGTATTCGTGCAGGTATGGGTTACTGTGGAACTGCATCGATTGATGATTTAAGAGAAAACGGAGAATTTATTCGTATTACAGGGGCAGGTCTAAGAGAGAGCCACCCTCACGATGTTCAAATTACAAAAGAAGCACCAAATTATTCACTTTAA
- a CDS encoding D-alanyl-D-alanine carboxypeptidase family protein: MKQKSQVAWIKNVSIVFTMIALIVMPMNDVNAQSIDVDGSAAIIIDADTGQILYEENSDEQLAIASMTKMMTEYLVLEAIEEGKISWDDEVSISEHLYPLSHQPELSNMPLRSDFTYTVKQLYDSMAIYSANASTIALAEHVAGSETAFVQQMNDKAEEMGLEKFEFVNSSGLNNSDLDGNHPEGTAADGETTLSARSVALLAYNLLQDYPEVLETASVPEAEFVAGPDETLDMPNWNWMLPGKTHFYEGVDGLKTGFTNAAGNSFTATAVQGNVRLITVIMGAETRDDRFDETAKLLDHGFDNFNEEIVIEEGQEPENNMITVAGGKDTEVPVVTSEDLAVMIGQYDDNAYTVEVELAEDKTNEDGELVAPIEEGEPVGTLKVTFDNPTEYIQGNQQSGVDLVAVSNVEEAGWFTMSMRGIGGFFSGLWTSITDTVSGWFN; encoded by the coding sequence TTGAAACAAAAAAGTCAGGTAGCATGGATAAAAAACGTAAGTATTGTTTTTACCATGATCGCTCTAATTGTAATGCCGATGAATGATGTAAATGCACAATCTATAGATGTCGATGGATCTGCAGCGATAATCATTGATGCAGATACAGGGCAAATTTTATATGAAGAGAATAGTGATGAACAATTAGCAATTGCTAGTATGACAAAAATGATGACCGAGTACTTAGTGCTTGAAGCAATTGAAGAAGGAAAAATTAGTTGGGATGATGAAGTTAGTATCTCTGAACATCTTTATCCTTTATCTCATCAACCAGAACTTTCGAACATGCCGCTAAGATCCGATTTTACATATACGGTAAAACAATTATATGATTCTATGGCTATTTATTCAGCCAACGCATCAACGATTGCTCTAGCAGAACATGTAGCTGGTTCAGAGACGGCGTTTGTCCAGCAAATGAACGATAAAGCAGAAGAAATGGGTCTTGAAAAGTTTGAGTTTGTAAATTCTAGTGGCTTAAATAATTCAGATTTAGATGGAAACCATCCAGAAGGCACTGCTGCTGACGGTGAGACTACTTTATCTGCACGTTCGGTGGCTTTGTTAGCCTATAATTTATTGCAAGATTATCCAGAGGTTTTGGAAACAGCGAGCGTTCCAGAAGCTGAATTTGTAGCTGGTCCAGATGAAACATTGGACATGCCTAATTGGAACTGGATGTTACCTGGGAAAACGCATTTTTATGAAGGTGTGGATGGATTAAAAACAGGTTTTACGAATGCAGCAGGAAACAGTTTTACAGCAACGGCTGTTCAAGGTAATGTAAGGTTAATTACTGTCATTATGGGTGCAGAAACAAGAGATGACCGGTTTGACGAAACAGCTAAACTGTTAGATCATGGGTTCGATAATTTCAATGAAGAGATCGTCATTGAAGAGGGGCAAGAACCTGAAAACAATATGATTACCGTAGCTGGCGGAAAAGACACAGAAGTACCTGTTGTGACTTCAGAAGATTTAGCAGTGATGATTGGACAGTATGATGATAACGCGTATACAGTTGAAGTTGAATTAGCTGAAGATAAGACTAATGAAGATGGAGAATTAGTTGCACCGATTGAAGAAGGAGAGCCTGTTGGGACATTAAAAGTAACATTTGATAATCCAACTGAATATATCCAAGGCAATCAACAGAGTGGTGTTGATTTAGTGGCTGTTTCTAATGTAGAAGAGGCAGGTTGGTTTACGATGTCTATGAGAGGCATTGGCGGATTCTTTTCAGGTTTATGGACAAGTATTACAGATACCGTATCCGGATGGTTTAACTAA
- the serS gene encoding serine--tRNA ligase, protein MLDVKRLRNDFEAVKNQLDKRSGTIEGLDRFAELDESRRAMIKEVEELKSKRNEVSQQVAVLKREKKNADELIAEMKQVSERIKEQDESLREVEEQLETLLFTIPNVPADDVPHGESEDDNLEERKWGDIPTFTFEPKPHWEVGTALGILDFERAAKVTGSRFTIYRGLGARLERALINLMMDMHAMEHDYEEVLPPYMVNRASMVGTGQLPKFEEDAFKIREEDYFLIPTAEVPVTNLHRDEVLQADQFPIAYNAYSTNFRSEAGSAGRDTRGLIRQHQFNKVELVRFALPEDSNAQLEKMTGHAENVLKRLGLPYRVVTLCTGDLGFSSTKTYDLEVWLPSADTYREISSCSNIGDFQARRANIKFRRDVKSKPEFVHTLNGSGLAVGRTVAAIIENYQQEDGSIKVPEALRSYMGNVDVISI, encoded by the coding sequence ATGTTAGATGTAAAAAGGCTGCGGAATGATTTCGAAGCGGTGAAAAACCAATTAGATAAACGCTCTGGAACCATTGAAGGATTAGATCGTTTTGCAGAGCTTGATGAATCGCGTCGTGCGATGATAAAAGAAGTAGAAGAATTAAAAAGCAAACGGAATGAAGTATCTCAACAAGTGGCAGTCTTAAAACGCGAGAAAAAAAATGCAGATGAATTGATTGCAGAAATGAAGCAGGTATCTGAACGAATTAAAGAACAAGATGAGTCACTGCGCGAAGTTGAAGAGCAGCTTGAAACATTATTGTTCACGATCCCGAATGTACCAGCTGACGATGTTCCACATGGTGAATCTGAAGATGACAATTTGGAAGAACGAAAATGGGGGGATATTCCAACGTTTACGTTTGAACCAAAGCCACATTGGGAAGTAGGAACAGCTTTAGGTATTCTTGATTTTGAACGGGCGGCCAAAGTGACTGGTAGTAGGTTCACGATTTACCGAGGTTTAGGTGCGAGACTAGAGCGAGCATTAATTAATTTAATGATGGATATGCATGCAATGGAACACGATTATGAAGAGGTATTGCCGCCCTATATGGTAAACCGTGCAAGCATGGTTGGTACTGGACAGTTACCGAAGTTTGAAGAGGATGCTTTTAAGATTCGTGAGGAAGATTATTTTTTGATTCCCACTGCAGAAGTACCTGTAACAAACCTTCATCGTGACGAAGTATTGCAAGCTGACCAATTTCCGATTGCATACAATGCATATAGTACAAATTTTAGATCAGAAGCAGGGTCTGCAGGACGCGATACTCGAGGTTTAATTCGCCAGCATCAATTTAATAAAGTCGAACTTGTCCGCTTTGCTCTACCAGAAGACTCAAATGCGCAGCTTGAAAAAATGACAGGCCATGCAGAAAATGTTTTAAAACGATTGGGTTTGCCGTATCGAGTCGTCACACTATGCACAGGCGATCTAGGCTTTTCATCAACAAAAACGTATGATCTTGAAGTCTGGTTACCAAGTGCAGATACGTATCGAGAGATTTCATCTTGTTCAAATATTGGAGACTTTCAAGCACGACGAGCGAATATTAAATTTCGACGTGATGTGAAAAGCAAACCCGAATTTGTTCATACATTAAATGGGTCTGGTTTAGCAGTTGGCCGTACAGTAGCTGCAATTATCGAAAATTACCAGCAAGAAGATGGCTCAATTAAAGTACCAGAGGCGCTTAGGTCATATATGGGAAATGTAGACGTCATTTCAATATAA
- a CDS encoding carbon-nitrogen family hydrolase, with product MKFALYQMDVVAGDPKRNREKVSEWIEDVCQKEKTRPMTVVLPELWTTGYQLDQLDHLAEDKGKQTIDYLSKLAKKHHIHVIGGSIATKKEGRIYNTAIIINANGECVHTYDKIHLVPMLNEPIYLEAGTNKAAVFELSGIKMGIIICYDLRFPELVRDLALKGAEVLVIPAEWPSARAEHWKVLQQARAIENQFYVLSANSVGSYNGTEYAGHSMVIDPWGSIVYEAGTSEDTVFCEIDAKKTKQIREQVPVFKSRRKDLYENH from the coding sequence ATGAAGTTTGCTTTGTATCAAATGGACGTAGTTGCAGGTGATCCAAAAAGGAACCGCGAAAAAGTAAGTGAGTGGATAGAAGATGTCTGTCAGAAAGAAAAAACGAGACCAATGACCGTGGTTCTTCCTGAACTATGGACGACAGGTTATCAACTTGATCAATTAGACCATTTGGCAGAAGATAAAGGAAAACAGACAATTGATTACTTAAGCAAACTTGCAAAAAAGCATCATATTCATGTTATTGGAGGTTCAATTGCTACTAAAAAAGAAGGCCGTATTTATAATACAGCCATAATTATTAATGCAAATGGAGAGTGTGTGCATACGTACGATAAGATCCATTTAGTGCCGATGTTGAATGAACCTATTTATTTAGAAGCTGGTACAAATAAAGCCGCTGTTTTTGAGCTTTCTGGAATAAAAATGGGAATCATTATTTGTTATGACTTACGCTTCCCAGAACTTGTCCGGGATTTAGCATTAAAAGGGGCGGAAGTACTTGTGATTCCAGCTGAATGGCCTAGTGCAAGAGCTGAACATTGGAAGGTATTGCAACAAGCAAGGGCAATTGAAAATCAATTCTACGTGTTATCGGCCAATAGTGTTGGGAGCTATAATGGTACAGAGTACGCTGGCCACTCAATGGTAATAGATCCTTGGGGGTCTATTGTATATGAAGCTGGAACAAGCGAAGACACCGTTTTTTGTGAGATTGACGCCAAGAAAACGAAACAAATACGTGAACAGGTACCTGTCTTTAAAAGCAGAAGGAAAGATTTATATGAAAATCATTAA
- a CDS encoding PucR family transcriptional regulator produces MKLTLAQVMDLEIMEPAIVKTGDHQLGNKYVEWVSITEAPVENFIRKNELVLTTGIGYGHDPKQFYEFVRDVIKSEASGLAIATGRYIYELYEDSKQLAEQEEFPIIFLPWEIRFADLTQAVTAKLIDAKQENWQYAQKVQQELLSLMLAGKQLSTLAEHIADRAGSPIAITDHLGRIKGVSTSPINSFTEVVASGYRQIQAFDQSSEHHPLESKVQVLEIERVTVYVLPIIQANERIQGYLFTTDFDQSSQMEYETFFILLEHAVTAAAFWFLQENAVQEAEARLRDDFVADLSQGTPSEKMKAKAKGIGYNIAIPYLAIVGMPHNLEEMYTRASQVASYSEWLLSMVHYMEGEIYYAGTAIEREIMSTFTDGQLLIYLAVAPEDYQTTVNSFLDLVDRRLSHLLPDVEITWGIGDFKVETDAFEARYLEAKQALLLGIGRMGPGSRIFYSDTRIDRVLYKIGEDLELRTLIEDYAAPLLSYDKQRGMDLIGTFIAYQRNQNKVSQTARVLHLHRQSLLYRLRKIESLTGLSLANPDDVFLLDLSIRTSMIKQNMQTPIQ; encoded by the coding sequence ATGAAGCTGACATTAGCGCAAGTCATGGATTTGGAAATAATGGAACCTGCCATTGTAAAAACCGGAGATCATCAGCTTGGTAATAAATATGTAGAATGGGTATCGATTACGGAAGCGCCAGTTGAGAATTTTATCCGTAAAAACGAGCTTGTATTAACAACGGGGATTGGATACGGTCACGATCCTAAACAATTTTATGAGTTTGTCCGTGATGTGATTAAATCAGAGGCATCTGGTTTGGCGATTGCAACAGGGCGATATATATATGAGCTTTATGAAGATTCCAAGCAATTGGCTGAACAAGAAGAGTTCCCGATTATTTTTCTTCCATGGGAAATCCGTTTCGCTGATTTGACTCAAGCTGTAACAGCCAAACTAATCGACGCAAAACAAGAGAATTGGCAATATGCTCAAAAAGTACAACAGGAGCTTTTGTCGCTAATGCTTGCAGGTAAACAGCTATCTACACTAGCAGAACATATAGCCGATCGTGCTGGCTCTCCTATCGCCATTACAGATCATTTAGGGCGAATTAAGGGTGTAAGTACCTCACCCATTAATTCGTTCACAGAGGTGGTTGCTAGTGGGTACAGACAGATCCAAGCATTTGATCAGTCAAGTGAACATCATCCCCTTGAAAGTAAAGTACAAGTTCTTGAGATTGAACGTGTAACGGTGTATGTTTTGCCCATCATACAAGCGAATGAACGAATTCAAGGTTATTTATTTACAACTGATTTTGATCAATCTAGTCAAATGGAGTATGAAACCTTTTTTATATTACTTGAACACGCTGTAACGGCTGCAGCCTTCTGGTTTTTACAAGAGAATGCTGTTCAAGAAGCGGAGGCACGATTACGTGATGATTTTGTCGCAGATCTATCACAAGGTACCCCGTCTGAGAAAATGAAGGCTAAAGCAAAAGGGATTGGTTACAATATAGCCATTCCTTATCTAGCAATTGTAGGTATGCCTCATAACCTTGAAGAGATGTACACCAGGGCAAGTCAAGTTGCTTCATACTCTGAATGGTTACTAAGCATGGTTCATTACATGGAAGGAGAAATCTATTATGCAGGAACAGCCATTGAGCGGGAGATCATGTCGACATTTACTGATGGTCAACTCTTAATTTATTTGGCGGTTGCTCCTGAAGATTACCAAACGACGGTTAACAGTTTTTTGGATTTAGTCGATCGCAGGTTAAGCCATCTCCTTCCCGATGTAGAGATTACTTGGGGGATTGGTGATTTCAAAGTGGAAACTGATGCATTTGAAGCAAGGTACCTAGAAGCAAAACAGGCACTGTTACTTGGAATTGGAAGAATGGGTCCAGGAAGCCGAATCTTTTATTCTGATACGAGAATTGACCGTGTCTTATATAAAATCGGGGAAGATTTGGAACTGAGAACGTTGATTGAAGATTATGCTGCCCCCTTACTATCATACGATAAACAAAGAGGAATGGACTTAATCGGCACATTCATCGCCTATCAACGTAATCAGAATAAAGTGTCACAAACAGCAAGAGTGTTGCACTTGCATCGTCAATCATTATTATATCGCCTCAGGAAAATAGAATCATTAACAGGCTTATCATTAGCGAATCCAGATGATGTTTTTTTACTTGATTTAAGCATTCGAACTTCAATGATTAAACAAAACATGCAAACACCTATTCAATAG
- a CDS encoding SDR family NAD(P)-dependent oxidoreductase has protein sequence MKAGELFSVKEKTVLITGASQGIGEKLAQLYMANGANVALIARSEEKLKQVKESLYGSGKVEIFPFDVTEFAEMSRLVQNVKKTFASIDILVNNAGTNRTKPAFETTENDWDAVLDLNLKSTFFLSQAVYPVMKSQGKGKIIQMSSQMAEVGYYKRAAYSSSKGGVRQLTKALAVEWASDQINVNAVGPTFIETPLTKSMFADEAFKEDVFRRIPLGRMATAEDLYGAMLYLSSNASDMVTGQTLYVDGGWTIW, from the coding sequence GTGAAGGCGGGAGAGTTATTTAGTGTAAAAGAAAAGACCGTACTTATAACAGGTGCTAGTCAAGGTATCGGTGAAAAGCTTGCTCAGCTTTATATGGCGAATGGGGCAAATGTTGCTCTAATTGCTAGAAGTGAAGAGAAATTAAAACAGGTGAAAGAAAGTCTTTATGGATCTGGAAAAGTCGAAATATTCCCATTTGATGTTACGGAATTCGCAGAAATGAGTAGGCTTGTTCAAAATGTAAAGAAAACGTTTGCAAGCATTGATATTTTAGTAAATAATGCGGGAACTAATCGGACAAAACCTGCTTTTGAAACGACAGAAAATGATTGGGATGCCGTATTAGATTTAAATCTAAAAAGCACGTTCTTTTTAAGTCAAGCGGTCTATCCTGTAATGAAATCACAAGGAAAAGGGAAGATCATCCAGATGTCATCTCAAATGGCCGAGGTTGGATACTATAAGCGAGCAGCGTATTCATCCAGCAAAGGAGGAGTGCGCCAACTAACAAAAGCCCTGGCCGTGGAGTGGGCATCCGATCAGATTAATGTAAACGCCGTCGGACCAACATTTATAGAAACACCATTAACGAAATCAATGTTTGCTGATGAAGCGTTTAAAGAAGATGTATTTCGCAGAATTCCTTTAGGGAGAATGGCGACGGCTGAAGATTTATACGGAGCGATGCTATATCTAAGTTCAAATGCTTCTGATATGGTGACGGGACAAACTCTTTATGTCGATGGTGGTTGGACAATTTGGTAA
- a CDS encoding iron-containing alcohol dehydrogenase: MNIYDFRLPQHVRFGVGARTTVVEEARRLGGRSAALISDEGLLSAGVVDEMKHQLEKEGLEIVVFAELAGEPSFIQLEKTTSFVKERQVDLVIGLGGGSAMDIAKTAAALTNVEDPTAYLSGEKVIGKGGLPCMLLPTTSGTGSEVTMNAIFSDDKQGVKRGLVSPNLLPTIAIVDPELTLSCPPKVTAASGVDAFTHALESFISTRANPMTKMYSYEAMKRFTDHIHGAVHNGRDLNSRIEMSYVSYFAGVGLANAGVGAVHALAYPLGGSYHVEHGVANALLMPYVFDVVGVTCKKEMVDVAHALQLGDYSEKPYAALKAVTIYLKQLLYDLNLPVSLKELGIPQEALATLARQAIEVKRLLHNTPYRLTEKQIVAIYQKAYTG; encoded by the coding sequence ATGAATATTTATGATTTTCGGTTACCTCAACATGTACGCTTTGGAGTTGGGGCAAGAACAACAGTGGTCGAAGAAGCAAGACGTCTAGGAGGAAGGTCGGCAGCATTAATTAGTGATGAAGGTTTATTGAGTGCCGGTGTTGTCGATGAAATGAAGCATCAGTTAGAGAAAGAAGGCTTAGAAATTGTTGTGTTTGCAGAATTAGCTGGGGAGCCTAGCTTTATTCAGTTAGAGAAAACAACGTCTTTTGTTAAAGAAAGGCAGGTAGATCTTGTTATTGGCTTGGGTGGAGGAAGTGCTATGGACATAGCAAAAACAGCTGCAGCTTTAACCAATGTGGAGGACCCCACAGCTTATTTGTCTGGAGAAAAAGTGATAGGAAAAGGTGGCTTGCCTTGTATGTTACTTCCTACTACATCTGGTACTGGTTCAGAGGTGACTATGAATGCTATTTTTTCTGATGACAAGCAGGGCGTAAAGCGAGGTCTTGTTAGCCCTAATTTATTACCAACAATCGCAATTGTTGATCCTGAGTTAACCTTATCTTGTCCACCTAAGGTGACAGCAGCATCAGGAGTTGATGCCTTTACCCATGCTCTAGAATCCTTTATCTCGACTCGTGCTAACCCGATGACGAAAATGTATTCATATGAGGCAATGAAACGATTTACAGACCACATACATGGCGCGGTTCACAACGGCAGAGACTTAAATTCAAGAATTGAAATGAGTTATGTAAGCTATTTTGCTGGTGTAGGTTTGGCAAATGCAGGAGTAGGAGCCGTCCATGCATTAGCGTATCCTTTAGGCGGAAGTTATCATGTTGAACACGGTGTTGCCAATGCACTTCTCATGCCTTATGTCTTTGACGTCGTTGGCGTAACATGTAAAAAAGAGATGGTAGATGTCGCACATGCACTGCAGCTTGGAGATTATTCAGAGAAGCCATATGCTGCATTAAAAGCGGTTACGATCTATTTAAAACAACTTCTTTATGACCTTAATTTACCAGTTTCTCTTAAAGAATTAGGTATACCTCAAGAAGCGTTAGCTACACTTGCAAGGCAAGCAATAGAAGTCAAGAGGCTGCTTCACAACACACCATATCGTTTGACAGAAAAGCAAATTGTAGCTATATACCAAAAGGCCTATACAGGATAG
- a CDS encoding cupin domain-containing protein: protein MEDVHKRVTNDQMESNWISRFSNLKDKAIPLMFIDSILPGHQRLNYTIIGDTASENDAYTPAITEPHQFQLGMVKAPPGNGPAYHTHDYIESFFVLNGEWRFYWGYDEDPGKIEGETIVGEWDLISLPPGVFRGFENASEQDAWLFSILETHQVFSGQDPIWSPQIVKQAKEHHFYSDDKGKMIKPENFSTLEKEIATKLKMGQV, encoded by the coding sequence GTGGAAGATGTACATAAGCGAGTGACGAACGACCAGATGGAATCAAATTGGATTAGCAGGTTTTCTAACTTAAAAGACAAAGCGATACCACTTATGTTTATTGATAGTATTCTACCTGGTCACCAGCGTTTAAATTATACCATTATCGGCGATACAGCAAGTGAAAATGATGCGTACACACCAGCAATAACTGAGCCGCATCAATTTCAACTAGGAATGGTAAAAGCACCACCTGGGAATGGACCGGCGTATCATACGCATGATTATATTGAATCATTTTTTGTGCTAAATGGAGAATGGCGTTTTTATTGGGGCTACGATGAGGACCCAGGAAAAATAGAAGGAGAAACGATTGTTGGCGAGTGGGATTTAATTTCTTTACCACCAGGGGTGTTTCGAGGGTTTGAAAATGCATCCGAACAAGATGCATGGCTTTTCTCTATTCTTGAAACACATCAAGTATTCTCTGGACAAGATCCAATTTGGTCTCCACAGATCGTTAAGCAAGCGAAAGAACATCACTTCTATTCGGATGATAAAGGAAAAATGATTAAACCCGAAAATTTTTCTACTCTAGAAAAAGAAATCGCTACGAAGCTGAAAATGGGACAAGTGTAA